From Cellulomonas oligotrophica, a single genomic window includes:
- a CDS encoding CDGSH iron-sulfur domain-containing protein — protein MGDARDRAPVTVTACPDGPLLVRGPARIVDGEGREVERRRATVALCRCGGTGIPPWCDGTHKVNGYRSGETA, from the coding sequence GTGGGTGACGCCCGTGACCGGGCCCCGGTCACGGTGACCGCCTGCCCCGACGGGCCGCTGCTGGTGCGCGGCCCCGCCCGCATCGTCGACGGCGAGGGCCGTGAGGTCGAGCGGCGGCGCGCCACGGTGGCCCTGTGCCGGTGCGGCGGCACGGGGATCCCGCCCTGGTGCGACGGCACCCACAAGGTCAACGGCTACCGCAGCGGGGAGACCGCCTGA
- the kdpF gene encoding K(+)-transporting ATPase subunit F: MSAEHVVALVVAVALAAYLLASLLAPERFE; the protein is encoded by the coding sequence ATGAGCGCGGAGCACGTCGTCGCGCTCGTCGTCGCGGTCGCCCTCGCGGCCTACCTGCTGGCGTCCCTCCTCGCGCCCGAGCGGTTCGAGTGA
- the kdpA gene encoding potassium-transporting ATPase subunit KdpA, whose amino-acid sequence MLAAVHVPLGDHLWRTWTSPRHLRVERVLYRVGGIDPDAEQTWPVYARSLLAFSAVGVLLLYALLRLQAHLPLALGMPGVEPAGAWNTAVSFVTNTNWQWYSGEQTLGHLAQAAGLTVQNFVSAAVGLAVAAALVRGFARSAADRVGSFWVDVVRGTVRVLLPLAFVAAVVLLLGGVVQSFSGPQDVTTLSGATQQVPFGPVASQEAIKDLGTNGGGFFNANSAHPFENPTPWTNLLEVFLLLAIPFSLPWTFGRTVGDRRQGFAVLGVMGGLWAAAVAVTTWAETHALGTVPQAAGAALEGKEVRFGPAASALFAVSTTGTSTGSVNAAHDSLTALGGGTAMLSMMLGEVAPGGVGAGLYGMLVMAVLAVFLAGLMVGRTPEYLGKKIGRREVTLVALYVLTVPTLVLVGAALTAGIPALTAASVQEAGPHGLSEILYAYASAANNNGSAFAGFSAGTPYQNVALGLVMLLGRFVPVVLVLALAGSLARQDRVPAGPGTLPTHGPVFAVLLAGVVVVVAGLTFFPALALAPVAEALL is encoded by the coding sequence ATGCTGGCCGCGGTGCACGTGCCGCTCGGCGACCACCTGTGGCGCACCTGGACCAGCCCCCGGCACCTGCGGGTCGAGCGCGTGCTGTACCGGGTCGGCGGGATCGACCCGGACGCCGAGCAGACCTGGCCCGTGTACGCCCGCTCGCTGCTGGCGTTCTCGGCCGTCGGGGTGCTGCTGCTGTACGCCCTGCTGCGGCTGCAGGCGCACCTGCCGCTGGCGCTCGGCATGCCGGGCGTCGAGCCCGCGGGCGCCTGGAACACGGCCGTCTCGTTCGTCACCAACACCAACTGGCAGTGGTACTCCGGCGAGCAGACGCTCGGCCACCTGGCGCAGGCCGCCGGGCTGACCGTGCAGAACTTCGTCTCCGCGGCCGTCGGGCTCGCGGTCGCCGCGGCGCTCGTGCGCGGGTTCGCCCGGTCGGCCGCCGACCGGGTCGGCAGCTTCTGGGTCGACGTCGTGCGCGGCACCGTGCGCGTGCTGCTGCCGCTGGCGTTCGTCGCGGCGGTGGTGCTGCTGCTCGGCGGCGTCGTGCAGTCGTTCTCCGGCCCGCAGGACGTGACGACGCTCTCCGGCGCCACGCAGCAGGTCCCGTTCGGCCCGGTGGCGTCGCAGGAGGCGATCAAGGACCTCGGCACCAACGGCGGCGGGTTCTTCAACGCGAACTCGGCGCACCCGTTCGAGAACCCCACGCCCTGGACCAACCTGCTCGAGGTGTTCCTGCTGCTCGCGATCCCGTTCAGCCTGCCGTGGACGTTCGGCCGCACGGTCGGCGACCGCCGCCAGGGGTTCGCCGTGCTCGGCGTCATGGGCGGGCTGTGGGCGGCGGCCGTCGCGGTGACGACGTGGGCGGAGACGCACGCGCTCGGCACGGTGCCGCAGGCCGCCGGTGCGGCGCTCGAGGGCAAGGAGGTCCGGTTCGGGCCCGCGGCGTCCGCGCTGTTCGCGGTCTCGACCACCGGGACGTCCACCGGGTCCGTCAACGCCGCGCACGACTCGCTCACGGCCCTCGGCGGCGGCACCGCGATGCTGAGCATGATGCTCGGCGAGGTCGCACCGGGCGGGGTCGGCGCCGGGCTCTACGGCATGCTCGTCATGGCCGTGCTCGCGGTGTTCCTCGCCGGCCTCATGGTCGGGCGCACCCCGGAGTACCTCGGCAAGAAGATCGGCCGCCGCGAGGTCACCCTCGTCGCCCTGTACGTGCTGACCGTGCCGACGCTCGTGCTCGTCGGCGCCGCGCTGACCGCGGGGATCCCCGCGCTGACGGCGGCGTCCGTGCAGGAGGCCGGACCGCACGGGCTGTCCGAGATCCTCTACGCCTACGCCTCGGCGGCCAACAACAACGGCTCGGCGTTCGCCGGGTTCTCCGCCGGCACGCCGTACCAGAACGTGGCCCTCGGGCTGGTGATGCTGCTCGGCCGGTTCGTGCCGGTCGTGCTCGTGCTGGCGCTCGCCGGCAGCCTCGCCCGCCAGGACCGCGTCCCCGCCGGGCCGGGCACCCTGCCCACCCACGGGCCCGTGTTCGCCGTGCTGCTCGCCGGCGTCGTCGTCGTGGTCGCCGGCCTGACCTTCTTCCCCGCTCTCGCTCTCGCCCCTGTCGCGGAGGCCCTGCTGTGA